Proteins from a genomic interval of Paenibacillus sp. FSL H8-0048:
- a CDS encoding molybdopterin-dependent oxidoreductase translates to MKKILTGIRKGYGKKLVSIHLWNAWLVLILAVSGLMLVGGFWRELLGEGRVWLKWAHIVFGLALLIPVVYYLLLAAKHWKRLKGKPAQKANVLFVLTLLTGWLISGVVLWQFRLAGPRAANTALFIHDLLTWVGLPVIIYHSITRVKWLKEPKKRTIVAEAGRAQPGAPSEAQPMYSRRGFIKVAVGAGLAVTLGPTFVRWIGKSLQFPGAADYAATNANALIPDPVPLPESAPPIGGGAEGSFRVYTVTAIPAFDNSNWSFTIDGLVDKKLSWNWEEFVKLQREVQVSDFHCVTGWSVYKNTWEGLPLSKLLDMAGVQPGAVMVKFYSGDGVYTDSLTLDQARMDDIMVAVMHDGKPIPNQLGGPVRLVTPQMYAYKSVKWLNRIELINEDYVGYWEQRGYDKDAWLPGAKRV, encoded by the coding sequence GTGAAAAAAATATTGACCGGCATCCGCAAGGGATACGGAAAGAAGCTCGTCTCGATTCACTTGTGGAATGCCTGGCTGGTCTTAATTCTTGCCGTTAGCGGTCTGATGCTGGTGGGCGGTTTCTGGAGAGAGCTGCTGGGTGAAGGCAGAGTGTGGCTGAAATGGGCCCATATCGTGTTCGGTCTGGCGCTGTTGATCCCTGTGGTCTATTATCTGCTCCTGGCGGCGAAGCACTGGAAACGGCTCAAGGGTAAACCTGCGCAAAAGGCCAACGTCCTCTTCGTGCTGACGCTTTTGACCGGCTGGCTGATCTCAGGGGTTGTGCTCTGGCAATTCAGGCTTGCCGGGCCGAGAGCAGCGAATACTGCGTTATTCATCCATGATCTGCTGACCTGGGTTGGCCTTCCAGTCATCATCTATCACTCCATTACCCGGGTGAAGTGGCTGAAGGAGCCCAAGAAGCGCACGATTGTGGCAGAAGCTGGACGGGCGCAGCCTGGGGCTCCTTCTGAAGCCCAGCCTATGTATTCACGCCGCGGGTTCATTAAGGTTGCGGTAGGCGCAGGGCTTGCCGTCACGCTCGGCCCTACTTTTGTCCGCTGGATCGGTAAATCCCTGCAGTTTCCGGGTGCAGCCGACTATGCGGCAACCAATGCCAATGCATTGATTCCCGACCCTGTTCCGCTGCCGGAATCAGCACCTCCTATCGGCGGGGGAGCCGAGGGCAGCTTTCGCGTATATACGGTCACGGCTATTCCCGCGTTCGATAACTCCAACTGGTCTTTTACCATTGATGGCCTGGTGGATAAGAAGCTGAGCTGGAACTGGGAAGAGTTCGTCAAGCTGCAGCGCGAGGTGCAGGTCAGTGATTTTCACTGCGTGACAGGCTGGTCTGTGTACAAAAATACATGGGAGGGCCTCCCCCTCTCGAAGCTGCTCGATATGGCCGGTGTGCAGCCTGGGGCCGTCATGGTCAAGTTCTACTCGGGAGACGGTGTCTATACGGACTCACTCACTCTGGATCAGGCGAGGATGGACGATATCATGGTGGCCGTGATGCACGATGGCAAACCTATCCCCAATCAGCTTGGCGGGCCGGTTCGTCTCGTTACTCCGCAAATGTATGCCTATAAATCAGTCAAATGGCTGAACCGGATTGAGTTAATCAATGAAGATTATGTCGGGTACTGGGAACAGCGGGGGTACGATAAGGATGCCTGGCTGCCGGGTGCGAAGCGGGTATAA
- a CDS encoding transglycosylase domain-containing protein → MSQYGKLMLERYPEKMILPESSVIMASDGTVLRRIPLPESGYRIQAGLGEMPQLLIDTFIAVEDRRFYSHTGLDYQGISRALVNNTVHMGVSEGGSSITQQLARGLYLNRGQNLLRKLNEASIALALEKRLSKDEILQLYLNQIYMGQGQYGVKSAAERYFGITDLKQLEIGQIATLAAIPKGPSIYNPADNIELSAGRRDLVLRIMQQHKLITTGQMMAAMKSTYVPPVKDKTEIVGTSYMDAAIQEAMRQTGLSQKELSTGGYTLVTGMNIEAQLAMERAFSQEEAFPPDGKNQRAEAAMVIMDQRTGEVAALLGGRNPRTGGLNRAVTPSRQPGSALKPIIDYGPALESGKYTPDSLLPDIKTTYGSYRPANLNGVYRGQVSMRVALQQSINAPAVWLLHQVGVSYARGFAAKLGVELGVEDNHLAIALGGLHGGVSPLTMAQAYTVFANGGILNKAYLVRSIRDTQDRVVYSHVSAPQQVISARTAADMTGMLRQAVSEGTGKRARMEVTVAGKTGTTQLDLPGVPGKANRDLWFVGYTPRWTAAVWMGFDHSDPDNYMTAGSGLAAAMFSKVLSML, encoded by the coding sequence ATGAGTCAGTATGGAAAGCTGATGCTGGAACGTTATCCGGAGAAAATGATTTTACCAGAATCAAGTGTCATTATGGCCTCTGACGGAACAGTGTTGCGGAGAATACCGCTGCCTGAGTCAGGCTATCGAATTCAAGCAGGACTTGGAGAGATGCCGCAGCTGCTCATCGATACGTTCATTGCTGTTGAGGACCGGCGCTTTTACAGTCATACGGGTCTGGACTATCAAGGAATATCCCGCGCATTAGTCAACAATACCGTACATATGGGGGTATCGGAGGGCGGAAGCAGCATCACTCAGCAGCTGGCAAGGGGGTTGTATCTGAACCGGGGACAGAATCTGCTGCGTAAGCTGAACGAGGCCTCAATAGCGTTGGCGCTGGAGAAGCGGTTATCGAAGGATGAGATTTTGCAGCTGTATCTTAATCAAATTTATATGGGGCAAGGGCAATATGGGGTGAAATCTGCAGCGGAGCGTTATTTTGGTATAACTGATCTGAAGCAGTTGGAGATTGGACAGATCGCAACACTGGCGGCTATTCCCAAAGGGCCTTCCATCTATAACCCGGCAGACAACATTGAATTGTCAGCAGGCAGAAGAGATCTGGTCCTGCGGATAATGCAGCAGCACAAGCTGATAACAACCGGGCAGATGATGGCAGCAATGAAGAGCACCTACGTACCACCGGTTAAGGATAAGACTGAGATAGTCGGGACGTCCTATATGGATGCGGCAATTCAGGAAGCAATGCGGCAGACAGGATTATCGCAAAAGGAGCTAAGCACAGGCGGATATACACTGGTGACGGGCATGAATATTGAGGCGCAGCTGGCTATGGAGCGGGCCTTCTCACAGGAAGAGGCATTTCCGCCGGATGGCAAAAACCAGAGAGCTGAAGCAGCCATGGTCATCATGGACCAGCGGACCGGTGAAGTGGCTGCACTGTTGGGCGGGAGAAACCCGCGTACAGGCGGTCTGAACAGAGCCGTAACGCCTTCCCGGCAGCCAGGCTCAGCACTCAAACCCATTATAGATTATGGGCCGGCGCTGGAGAGCGGGAAATATACGCCGGACAGTCTCCTGCCTGACATTAAAACAACCTATGGCAGCTACAGACCCGCTAACCTGAACGGAGTATACCGTGGGCAGGTGAGCATGAGGGTAGCCCTGCAGCAGTCCATCAATGCCCCTGCGGTATGGCTGCTGCATCAGGTGGGGGTCAGCTACGCCCGCGGGTTTGCTGCCAAGCTGGGGGTAGAACTCGGTGTAGAGGACAATCATCTGGCTATTGCCCTTGGAGGTCTGCATGGCGGCGTATCCCCGCTCACGATGGCCCAGGCATACACTGTCTTTGCGAATGGAGGCATTCTTAACAAGGCATATCTGGTACGTAGTATCAGGGATACGCAGGACCGGGTAGTTTACTCGCATGTCTCTGCGCCGCAGCAGGTCATTTCGGCGCGAACCGCAGCGGATATGACCGGAATGCTCCGTCAGGCGGTGAGTGAAGGGACGGGCAAACGGGCGCGAATGGAGGTTACGGTCGCCGGTAAGACAGGAACCACGCAGTTGGATCTGCCGGGAGTTCCCGGCAAAGCCAACCGGGATCTATGGTTTGTAGGCTATACCCCGAGATGGACCGCAGCGGTATGGATGGGCTTCGACCACTCTGATCCGGATAACTATATGACTGCCGGCAGCGGGCTTGCGGCTGCTATGTTCTCCAAGGTTCTTTCGATGCTATGA
- a CDS encoding MFS transporter — protein sequence MSNKTLPQAPPGPLGESRNLQQATIYRILLAVSFVHLFNDSIQALIPAMFPVLKDNLVLSYTQIGWIAFALNLTSSVIQPIIGFAADRKPRPILLPLGMCCTFAGVFLLAFAGNYVLVIVSVMLVGFGSAAFHPEGMRVAHMAAGQRKGLSQSIFQVGGNAGQALGPLLMKWVFIPFGQMGALGFTVIAAAGVAIQAYVARWYREMLDAGYTFRKKSAARSIDPARSKRILITTVILVFIVFVRSWYGASIGGYYAFYLMDKYGMTLDKAQIYIFIYLAAGAVGTFFGGPLADRFGRRNLILVSMIGTVPFALALPFVNQFWAAVLLIISGFILLSSFSVTVIYAQMLYPGNIGTVSGLITGLAFGLGGIGSVVIGYLIDTIGIATVFVTCGFLPLLGLLALLLPGDKKLEEWAAE from the coding sequence ATGTCCAACAAGACCCTGCCTCAAGCTCCACCCGGCCCTCTGGGGGAATCACGCAATCTGCAGCAGGCTACCATCTACCGCATTTTGCTCGCTGTCAGCTTTGTTCATTTATTCAACGATTCCATTCAGGCATTGATTCCGGCGATGTTCCCTGTACTGAAAGATAATCTGGTGCTCTCCTATACCCAGATCGGCTGGATAGCATTTGCGCTGAACCTCACCTCCTCGGTGATTCAGCCTATTATTGGCTTCGCCGCTGACCGTAAGCCGCGTCCGATTCTGCTGCCGCTGGGGATGTGCTGCACCTTTGCAGGAGTGTTCCTGCTCGCTTTTGCCGGTAATTATGTATTAGTGATCGTGTCCGTAATGCTGGTGGGCTTCGGATCCGCTGCGTTCCATCCGGAAGGCATGCGCGTGGCTCATATGGCTGCCGGTCAGCGCAAGGGGCTGTCACAATCTATCTTTCAGGTGGGCGGCAACGCCGGTCAGGCCCTGGGTCCACTATTAATGAAGTGGGTATTCATTCCCTTCGGTCAGATGGGTGCGCTCGGCTTCACCGTTATCGCCGCTGCCGGAGTCGCCATACAAGCCTATGTGGCCCGCTGGTACCGGGAAATGCTGGATGCCGGATACACCTTCCGCAAAAAGTCGGCGGCACGCTCTATCGACCCTGCCCGCAGCAAACGCATTCTGATTACAACGGTTATTCTGGTCTTCATCGTATTCGTGCGGTCCTGGTACGGCGCCTCCATTGGCGGGTACTATGCCTTCTATTTAATGGACAAATACGGGATGACGCTGGATAAGGCACAGATCTATATCTTCATCTATCTAGCTGCCGGCGCTGTCGGCACTTTCTTCGGGGGCCCGCTTGCAGACCGCTTCGGCCGCCGCAATCTTATTCTGGTGTCGATGATCGGGACGGTGCCGTTTGCGCTGGCCCTGCCTTTTGTGAACCAGTTCTGGGCGGCTGTGCTGCTGATCATCTCCGGGTTCATTCTGCTATCCAGCTTCTCCGTCACTGTGATCTACGCGCAGATGCTGTATCCGGGCAATATCGGGACGGTCTCGGGTCTGATTACCGGCCTTGCCTTCGGGCTGGGCGGAATTGGTTCTGTCGTAATCGGGTACCTGATCGACACCATCGGAATCGCCACGGTGTTCGTGACCTGCGGCTTCCTGCCGCTGCTCGGCCTGCTGGCACTGCTGCTGCCCGGTGACAAGAAGCTGGAGGAATGGGCTGCCGAATAA
- a CDS encoding ABC transporter ATP-binding protein, with the protein MLQIQNVTKQFKVDGRAVPILDIPLWKVEKGERVAITGPSGSGKSTLLHLISGIMRADGGRITVDGQPLHELAEAKRDAFRASAVGYVLQDFHLIPSLTARQNVEIAMTARLPHKERRRIVDGWLEQVGLEDRGRQLPSQLSRGQQQRVAIVRAMVNHPPLLLADEPTGSLDWETADEISSLLLELSAAHGHTLIVVTHDLNMAERFPRRLNIQDINEVRREVFPRQRSSFSGIDKEGILL; encoded by the coding sequence TTGCTCCAGATTCAGAATGTAACCAAACAATTCAAAGTGGACGGCAGAGCTGTGCCGATTCTTGATATCCCGCTTTGGAAGGTTGAAAAGGGAGAGCGCGTAGCCATTACCGGACCCAGCGGGTCCGGTAAAAGCACACTTTTGCACCTGATCAGCGGCATCATGCGTGCAGATGGCGGCAGAATTACTGTAGATGGACAACCGCTTCACGAGTTAGCTGAGGCGAAACGCGATGCCTTCCGTGCTTCTGCTGTCGGCTATGTGCTGCAGGACTTCCATCTGATTCCCTCGCTGACCGCACGGCAGAATGTCGAAATTGCTATGACGGCCCGGCTTCCGCACAAGGAGCGGCGGCGCATAGTGGACGGCTGGCTGGAGCAGGTGGGCCTGGAGGACCGCGGAAGGCAGCTGCCTTCCCAGCTCTCACGCGGGCAGCAGCAGCGCGTTGCCATTGTAAGGGCCATGGTCAATCACCCGCCGCTTCTGCTGGCAGATGAACCGACAGGCAGCTTGGACTGGGAGACTGCCGATGAGATATCCTCTTTGCTTTTGGAGCTTAGCGCAGCGCATGGACACACCTTAATCGTGGTAACCCATGATCTCAATATGGCTGAACGGTTTCCGCGCCGCTTAAACATTCAAGATATCAATGAAGTACGCCGGGAGGTATTCCCCCGGCAGCGGTCTTCGTTCAGCGGGATAGACAAGGAGGGGATTTTACTATGA
- a CDS encoding response regulator transcription factor, with the protein MNQETILLVDDEVEIVELLDIYFRNEGYRLLKAFDGREALECLGKEEVDLIILDVMMPQMDGIAACMKIREERNMPIIMLSAKNADMDKILGLSIGADDYVGKPFNPLELVARAKSQLRRYHKLNRGTSARTNEHELIFEDLLIDTLRHEVSVDNRKVKLTPREFSILELLARHQGQVLSMEQIYLKVWNEPFLDGGNTVMVHVRNIRDKIELDAKQPRYVQTVWGIGYKLDHPS; encoded by the coding sequence GTGAACCAAGAAACGATACTGCTGGTGGATGATGAAGTGGAGATTGTGGAACTGCTGGATATCTATTTTCGCAATGAGGGGTACCGGCTGCTTAAGGCATTTGACGGAAGGGAGGCGCTTGAATGCCTTGGCAAGGAAGAGGTGGATCTCATTATACTGGATGTGATGATGCCACAAATGGATGGGATTGCCGCCTGCATGAAGATTCGTGAAGAACGCAACATGCCAATTATTATGCTCTCCGCCAAGAATGCCGATATGGACAAAATCCTAGGACTCAGCATCGGTGCAGATGATTATGTGGGCAAGCCGTTTAATCCGCTGGAACTGGTTGCGCGGGCCAAATCGCAGCTGCGCCGTTACCATAAATTGAACCGCGGCACTTCTGCCAGAACGAATGAGCATGAACTGATCTTTGAAGATTTGCTGATAGATACACTTCGGCATGAGGTAAGTGTGGATAATCGCAAGGTGAAGCTGACACCCCGCGAGTTTTCTATCCTGGAACTTCTGGCACGGCATCAGGGACAGGTGCTCAGTATGGAGCAGATTTATCTGAAAGTGTGGAATGAGCCTTTTCTGGATGGCGGCAACACCGTGATGGTGCATGTCCGCAATATCCGCGACAAAATCGAGCTGGACGCAAAGCAGCCCCGCTATGTGCAGACCGTATGGGGCATTGGCTACAAACTGGATCATCCATCCTGA
- a CDS encoding ABC transporter permease, giving the protein MSLFRLTLRNVLHRRFLSLLTVCAVAITVAFIVLLVLSRQSVEQGAKKGYGPFDLVIGAAGSETQLVLNTFYHIGAPTGNIPLAVLDEARRDPSVEAAYAMTTGDNYKGYPIVGVDSGYFFTRYGGSRLQEGKMYADTGDTIVGAYVARSLGLKVGDTFAGAHGLVQGEDHESAAPEHEEGHDEEHATGESGGHAHEDFRYRVAGILPELHTPDDRAVFTTVDYAWAVHGLAPEEREITAVLVKPASLLGAHDLKQAFDGSSGVQAVYTSKAVSDVLNAVDQGSRLLGMLTSICVLLAGIAILLSLVAAASERTKDVGILRLLGKSRAYVWLSLTTEGLLVTATGLIAGLVIGHLGAYLLRDMLFSQAGIQIEPYHWTPEHWLIVFGALAIGLLSSLGPAFRMYRMHPLALFKS; this is encoded by the coding sequence ATGAGCCTGTTCCGGCTCACCCTCCGCAATGTGCTGCACCGGCGGTTCCTGTCTCTGCTTACCGTGTGCGCCGTGGCGATTACAGTTGCCTTTATTGTCTTACTTGTTCTATCCCGTCAGAGTGTTGAGCAGGGGGCCAAGAAAGGCTATGGGCCCTTTGATCTTGTCATAGGAGCAGCGGGCAGTGAGACACAGCTGGTGCTCAATACCTTTTATCATATCGGCGCACCAACCGGGAATATCCCGCTCGCTGTACTGGATGAGGCACGGCGTGACCCGTCTGTGGAAGCCGCTTATGCAATGACCACGGGCGACAACTACAAGGGCTATCCAATTGTCGGGGTAGATTCCGGGTACTTCTTCACCCGCTACGGCGGCAGCAGACTACAGGAAGGCAAGATGTATGCCGATACTGGCGATACGATTGTAGGAGCTTATGTCGCCCGGTCCCTGGGACTGAAGGTAGGCGATACCTTTGCGGGGGCGCATGGACTTGTGCAGGGAGAAGACCACGAATCCGCAGCTCCTGAGCATGAGGAGGGTCATGATGAGGAGCATGCAACCGGAGAATCAGGCGGGCATGCTCATGAGGATTTTCGGTATAGGGTAGCGGGTATTCTTCCAGAACTCCATACTCCGGATGACCGTGCGGTCTTTACAACGGTGGACTATGCCTGGGCTGTACATGGGCTGGCGCCTGAGGAGCGGGAGATTACGGCAGTGCTGGTTAAGCCGGCTAGTCTGCTGGGGGCTCATGATTTGAAGCAGGCGTTCGATGGCAGCAGCGGTGTTCAGGCGGTGTATACCAGCAAGGCTGTGTCCGATGTGTTGAATGCAGTGGATCAGGGCTCACGCCTGCTTGGAATGCTGACGTCCATATGTGTGCTGCTCGCAGGTATTGCGATTCTATTATCTCTTGTTGCAGCAGCCTCAGAGCGGACCAAGGATGTTGGAATACTGCGTCTTCTCGGAAAATCAAGGGCTTACGTATGGCTCTCCCTGACCACAGAAGGCCTGCTGGTGACTGCAACCGGACTCATCGCGGGGCTTGTAATCGGTCATCTAGGCGCTTATCTGCTAAGGGATATGCTCTTCTCGCAGGCGGGCATTCAAATTGAGCCCTACCACTGGACACCGGAGCATTGGCTTATTGTCTTTGGGGCGCTGGCTATCGGCCTGCTGTCCTCGCTTGGACCAGCCTTCCGGATGTACCGGATGCATCCGCTTGCCTTGTTCAAATCATAG
- a CDS encoding alkaline phosphatase: protein MNKLMRGMIVGGLAAAVVSGATLAGAAKSPGSAGGAAKAQSKNLIVLIGDGMGPAQVSAARYFQQYTKGVKHLNLDPYYVGQATTYADRGEDSGKIVSGIVTDSASAGTAFATGHKTYNAGISVSNEDVSRPFASIIEAAESAGKATGLVTTARITHATPAVYASHVRNRDNESAIASQYLESGVDVLMGGGKQFFLTKDEKGKRTDKNLLPDFKAKGYTVVENTTALNALTSKNTKVLGLFGNSHVAYTPDRTPEIPSLSAMTSKALNILSTDKDGFVMMIEGGRIDHAGHANDLPTLVQEALDFDAAFKTAVDFAKKNGNTSVVVTADHETGGLSLSRDNIYEINIDLWNKQKHSSESLAADLEAAQTPEEIRKIVTANTWITDLTDEEVTQIMNGDGSSYKREGAYNAVISKRLLVGWSGHGHSAVDVGVWAYGPIADKVKGQIDNTQIATVGAGILGLDLNKRSAELQSKYVYPKFKISRDNEVLYPAQALVKALGGTYTGSTSAAKLTIGKNTIEVDLTGKTAKLNSKPVAYTVDVDNNVLYLPLSAFNQLKGTTLTWDALSERIVLR, encoded by the coding sequence ATGAACAAGTTAATGAGAGGCATGATTGTTGGAGGATTGGCGGCAGCCGTAGTATCAGGAGCAACCCTTGCAGGTGCGGCCAAGAGCCCGGGAAGTGCCGGGGGCGCTGCCAAGGCCCAGTCTAAGAATCTAATCGTTCTGATCGGCGACGGCATGGGCCCGGCCCAAGTGTCTGCGGCAAGATATTTTCAGCAATATACCAAGGGTGTCAAGCACCTGAACCTCGATCCATACTACGTGGGACAAGCTACTACATATGCAGACCGGGGAGAGGACAGCGGTAAAATCGTATCCGGGATCGTCACAGACTCCGCCTCAGCCGGTACTGCATTTGCTACAGGCCATAAAACCTATAACGCGGGCATCAGCGTCTCTAATGAGGATGTCTCGAGGCCCTTTGCTTCTATAATCGAAGCTGCGGAGAGCGCGGGCAAGGCCACCGGCCTTGTGACCACTGCCCGTATCACCCATGCCACACCAGCTGTATACGCATCTCATGTCCGTAACCGTGACAATGAATCGGCGATTGCCTCGCAGTATCTGGAGAGCGGTGTAGATGTGCTTATGGGCGGCGGGAAGCAGTTCTTCCTGACCAAGGATGAGAAGGGCAAACGTACGGATAAGAACCTGCTGCCTGACTTCAAAGCCAAAGGGTACACGGTTGTTGAGAATACCACAGCCTTAAATGCGCTCACTTCCAAGAATACCAAGGTGTTAGGCTTGTTCGGTAACTCCCATGTGGCGTATACTCCAGACCGCACTCCGGAAATTCCGAGCCTCTCGGCGATGACCTCCAAGGCCCTGAATATTCTGTCCACCGACAAAGACGGCTTCGTTATGATGATTGAAGGCGGGCGTATCGACCATGCCGGTCATGCCAACGATCTGCCGACCCTCGTGCAGGAAGCGCTCGACTTCGACGCAGCCTTCAAGACAGCCGTTGATTTTGCGAAGAAAAATGGAAATACCTCCGTGGTCGTTACGGCTGACCATGAGACAGGCGGCCTTTCCCTCTCGCGTGATAATATCTATGAGATCAACATCGATCTGTGGAACAAGCAGAAGCATTCCTCCGAGAGTCTGGCAGCCGATCTTGAAGCCGCACAGACACCGGAAGAGATCCGCAAGATCGTAACGGCAAACACCTGGATTACAGATCTGACGGATGAGGAAGTTACCCAGATTATGAATGGCGACGGTTCTTCCTACAAACGTGAAGGCGCATATAATGCAGTGATTTCCAAGCGCTTGCTGGTCGGCTGGTCGGGTCATGGACACTCTGCGGTGGATGTTGGGGTATGGGCGTATGGCCCGATTGCGGACAAGGTGAAGGGACAGATCGATAATACGCAGATCGCCACTGTAGGAGCAGGAATACTGGGACTGGATCTGAACAAGCGTTCCGCCGAGCTGCAGTCGAAATATGTCTATCCGAAGTTCAAAATCAGCCGCGACAACGAAGTGCTCTACCCGGCACAGGCTCTGGTGAAGGCGCTTGGAGGAACCTATACAGGAAGCACTTCTGCTGCAAAGCTTACTATTGGAAAGAATACGATTGAGGTCGATCTGACCGGTAAAACAGCGAAGCTGAACAGCAAACCGGTCGCATACACGGTGGATGTGGATAACAACGTACTCTACCTTCCGCTTAGTGCGTTCAACCAGTTGAAGGGCACGACCTTAACCTGGGATGCCTTGTCCGAGCGGATTGTCCTCAGATAG
- a CDS encoding sensor histidine kinase, with the protein MNTKYISTIRWKFIWAFVLSILSGGALALAGYRLVHSLVYLEPAEPSALYSLTLKWIINHIGSAPLMTAVGIASFLIFFFIYTRKIVSYLEEITSGIQQITKLDESHRIEVRTSDELGVLAENINIMSERLQHSLLEERKAVESKNELITGVSHDLRTPLTSVLGFLEYIEQDRCREETEIRYYVGIAYQKSLVLRKLIDDLFEYTRVNSSRLPLVLERLDLKAFMRQLAEESVPALTREGMTYELQDDTESLWIEAAPYELVRAYENLIANAIRYGKDGKRLEIGLSREGNDAVVRISNFGEMIAEGDLPHIFERFYRAERSRSQITGGSGLGLAIAKGIVERHHGEITAHSTRSRTDFVTRFPVSS; encoded by the coding sequence GTGAACACCAAATATATAAGCACCATCCGCTGGAAGTTTATCTGGGCCTTTGTGCTGAGCATTTTGTCGGGGGGAGCTCTGGCTTTGGCTGGCTATCGGCTGGTCCATTCCTTAGTGTATCTTGAGCCGGCGGAGCCCTCCGCGCTGTACTCGCTTACTTTGAAATGGATCATCAACCATATCGGTTCAGCGCCGCTGATGACTGCTGTCGGGATTGCCAGCTTCCTGATTTTCTTCTTCATCTATACGCGTAAAATCGTCTCGTACCTCGAAGAGATCACCAGCGGTATCCAGCAGATCACGAAGCTTGATGAATCGCACCGGATTGAGGTTCGAACGTCGGACGAGCTGGGGGTACTTGCAGAGAACATCAACATTATGTCTGAGCGGCTACAGCATTCGCTGCTGGAAGAACGCAAGGCTGTTGAGTCTAAAAACGAGCTGATTACCGGTGTATCACATGATCTCCGCACGCCGTTGACCTCAGTGCTTGGGTTTTTAGAATATATTGAGCAGGACCGCTGCCGGGAAGAGACGGAGATACGTTACTATGTAGGGATTGCCTATCAGAAGTCATTGGTGCTGCGCAAGCTGATAGACGACTTGTTTGAATACACGCGGGTTAACAGCAGCAGACTGCCGTTAGTGCTGGAGCGGCTCGATCTCAAAGCATTTATGCGCCAGCTTGCGGAGGAATCGGTTCCGGCACTGACCCGTGAAGGCATGACTTATGAACTGCAGGATGATACCGAATCGCTGTGGATTGAAGCGGCTCCTTATGAGTTGGTACGTGCGTATGAGAATCTGATTGCCAATGCGATCCGGTACGGGAAGGACGGAAAACGTCTTGAGATTGGACTCAGCCGTGAAGGTAACGATGCAGTTGTGCGGATCAGCAATTTCGGCGAGATGATTGCGGAGGGGGATCTTCCACATATTTTTGAGCGGTTCTACCGGGCGGAGCGCTCCAGATCGCAGATTACCGGGGGATCGGGATTGGGTCTGGCGATTGCCAAGGGAATTGTGGAAAGGCATCATGGGGAGATTACGGCTCACAGCACCAGATCCCGGACTGACTTTGTTACCCGATTTCCGGTATCCTCCTGA